The Vairimorpha necatrix chromosome 11, complete sequence genome window below encodes:
- a CDS encoding E3 ubiquitin-protein ligase, whose translation MIFSYKNEIFLFVLVSCNICSPNESDINIYAGMNYDVGFNSNVINNGVNKFESEKKEFYQELTKSINSITHANCHVYLYCRRNTIFYSAISWLYVLEKWDLFKYDCKVVFIGEKGSDDGGLTREYLTLAIQKIYTRENAILYSPSGDTSKFIPLKISTNLDTKEKYIRRLAYKTLGFLIGLILRKSVTAEVRLDPIMWKIILEKDIFMDDLKNVDKSFSRALMDLNINLNHLKEMDLRFEDEEGNELMPNGKNIIVDETNVDEYIYLCLYDKYILKIREECDLIKEGIYKIIPKETLQKLSCDSLQKIIAGEPYIDIEDWRRNTIYHEGYDEHSLQIVAFWNVVESYTQEEKSKLLYFLTGSTRPPMGGFKHLRGKDSITQFKISPIPSYNDTKLPWTSSCYNNLHLPLYSTEEILREKLKKAVEFCGNEFEFS comes from the coding sequence ATGATTTTTtcctataaaaatgaaatttttctttttgtattAGTATCATGTAATATTTGTTCTCCAAACGAATctgatataaatatttatgcaGGCATGAACTATGATGTTGGCTTTAATTCAAATGTTATTAATAATGGCGTAAATAAATTCGAATCTGAaaagaaagaattttatcaaGAACTAACAAAAAGCATTAATTCAATTACACACGCTAATTGTCatgtatatttatattgtagACGTAATACTATCTTTTATTCAGCCATATCGTGGCTTTACGTCTTGGAAAAATGggatctttttaaatatgattGTAAAGTGGTATTCATAGGTGAGAAAGGAAGCGATGATGGAGGACTCACTAGGGAATATTTAACATTGGCGATacagaaaatttatactcGTGAAAATGCCATTTTATATTCCCCAAGTGGAGATacttcaaaatttattcccttaaaaatttctactAATTTGGACACTAAAGAGAAGTATATAAGACGTCTAGCTTATAAAACTTTAGGCTTTTTGATTGGGCTAATTCTACGAAAATCTGTTACAGCTGAAGTCAGATTAGATCCAATAATGTGGAAAATAATCTTGGAAAAGGATATTTTCATGGATgatctaaaaaatgttGATAAAAGCTTTTCTAGGGCATTAATGGACTTgaacataaatttaaatcatcTTAAAGAAATGGACCTTAGATTTGAAGATGAAGAAGGCAATGAATTGATGCCaaatggaaaaaatataattgttgATGAAACTAATGTTGATGAATACATTTATCTATGTTTATATGATAAGTACATTTTAAAGATAAGAGAAGAGTgtgatttaataaaagaaggaatttataaaattataccTAAAGAAacattacaaaaattatcgTGTGATTCTCtccaaaaaataattgcaGGCGAACCATACATTGATATTGAAGATTGGAGAAGAAATACAATTTATCATGAAGGATACGACGAGCATTCTCTACAAATTGTAGCGTTTTGGAATGTAGTTGAAAGCTATAcacaagaagaaaaaagtaaacttttatatttcttgaCTGGTTCTACTCGGCCGCCAATGGGAGGATTTAAACATCTCAGAGGTAAAGATAGTATTACTCAATTCAAAATTTCACCAATACCTTCTTATAACGACACGAAACTTCCTTGGACATCTTCATGTTACAATAATTTACATCTTCCACTCTATTCGacagaagaaattttaagagaaaaattaaaaaaagcagTAGAATTTTGCGGAAATGAATTTGAATTTagttaa